The DNA window ACAACTGAATGATTTAGTGctaaaaaaaatcaacagtgacaacaaacaagaaaagaaacatCATTGATAGTGCacatgaactaaaaaaaaaattaattagcaGAACAAAAttaaatgtgaaaaaaaaaaattgaaagcaaGGCATCTTAAGGCAAGTTACCTTCAACTGCATCCAAGTCTCCATTCTGCATAAAGTTTTCCactttttccttcaaggatAAATTGGGTGGAGATTCTAAAGGCGGATAACTATGATGATCAGAGTTGTGACTTGGATCAAGATCTGAACTAGAATGGTCTTCCAAAACGGAAACTGTGGTTGAAGAGCAATCTTCATTAGCCATATTGTCAACCTTCCCATCCTGACATATATCTAAGACCTTTTCATCCAATGACAAACCATCAACAGATTCTACAGGCATGCAAGGACGTCCATCGGAGTTCAGATCCAAACCAACATTTGAactggaagaattggtttctttGATATGATAAGTGGTTGACAAGGATAGGTCATCAAGTTCGCCGAAGGATGAAGGGGTGAAAATTTCTGAAGGCATATTAGTACCAATGTCAGAGTTGAAGTGTGGACAAATTTTAGAACTCCTGGATTGGTTTTCCGTAACAGAAAATTCGGTTGACACAGAACCATTTCCATTCACATCCACCTGCTCACTATGACCGTCTAAATTATACAAATCAGCTGAAGACTCCACGGTAATATCACTGTCATTGAGGCTCAGATCGGGAGGAGAAATCAAACTACCAGAATTACTTTCCAAGTCTGAAACTTCAGTTGACGAAGAAAAATcctcaatcacatcattcacCTCTTGATCCTGACCTTTTAAATTGTTAAAGAGGCTATCAGTAACAGTTGCATATACTATAAAATAAGGttgcaaacataaaaaatatatattgacCTGTTACTATCTCTTTACGATCATTGATTGCATCCTGAATTCCAGCAAATCCGGTATCGGCATTACCATTGGTATCTGTATTGCTCGAGTCCACAAGAAGCTCTCTTATAAGTTTATATCCTCTTCGTCTGACGATGTTTGCAAGATCATTCCTATTCGTCATTTTTGATAAAACAAAAATGTCAGACTTGCTCCAATTTATGAAGTCTCCAAGTCAaaactataatatatatacaaacacacacacgcatacatatatacatatatatatatatgtaatataacATAACATTAAGACTATACTACCGTTGCCACTAATGTCAAAATTtgttgaagaaaacaaaaatgacaaCAAGCAAGCAGCAATTGTTAATCCAAACGTTCTCGAAACTTcagagaaatcaaagaggcaattgtaattccaactaaaTCTTTCAGTTTCACTGATAAACCCTAACTAATCAAATTCTGGCGAGGGgaaaaagaaccaaaatttATCAGAAAAGTGATGGAACAAGTTCGAACCTTCCGTGCTGCGAGAGCTCCTTCAAGGATGGAACGTGACATTCCGAAAGTCCGACCGCAGTGAGGAACTGCCGGAGATCATTGCAGAGCTCCGCATTGCTCTTTACCTTCCTACTCAAAATTCCAAAACACGAAagtgagaagaagaagaaagaattgtAGAAGTGAAAGCGAAGAGTGGAGACGGGGAATGCGAACCTAGTTTTCTTCCTGACGGAAGAAGCGCGAAGGGTGCAGCGCGGCGGCGGTGGACAGCGTTGTAGGGCGGTGAATCCGAGAGTGGATTGCTGGTGCGGGTGGGCGAAGAAGAGCTTGTGAGAGAAGAGGGAGAGGAAGGCGGGGAGGTGAGAGACGGGGGCCGCCATGGCTCTCTCTCAGTCATCACTCATTAGGGTGGTTTGGGAAGTGAAAGCGCTTTCTAGATAGTGATTTTGGGTTAAAGAAAACAGTTAGGAAGTGCTTACTGCAACTCAGCTTTTTTAAGAATtaatttgcatttttattaaatattagttTTGAATATATCAGAGATTTCAGCGATGAAGTTGTCAACGAGCGGGATTTTTGCAGCAACCATTAAATTTCGGGataactttttaaattttttataaatttaaccaaaaatcgATATAAAAATTCTATAATACCCTTGAGTTATGAAAATTATCCTAAATGGAGAAATTACCGAAAGAATGGCTTTATTGCCTGGAAATTTGATTCTTATGGGAAATAGGAGGAAGTTGTTGGACTTAGAAATTACTGAATCCTTTGTTCCCCGGCTCTAATTAGACTAGGAGACCCCtacatgtttttcttttttttttgtatggagAAACGTCATCATTGGCACACCCCGCCTCAGTCAGCTTGTAGGCTGCATCAACCGCTGTTGAAATTTTGCCGCCATTGGAATGCCCAGTCCACTGGAATCCAAGGCTTGCACGTGACGATGtcattaggccatctccaaccgaatggtccAGATGACTTTTTTTGTATGGAGAAACGTCATCACTGGCACACCCCGCCTCAGTAGGCTTGTCGGTTGCGTCAACCGCTGTTGAAATTTTGCCGCCATTGGAATGCCCAGTCCACTAGAATCCAAGGCTTGCACGTGACGATGTCATTAGGCCATTTCCAACCGAATGGTCCAGAAGGCCAAAAATAGtctgaaaaccgtctccaaccgagggctaggccaaaggacttgtgggccccacggaatctgaaagggccaaagggccaaccggTTG is part of the Malus domestica chromosome 12, GDT2T_hap1 genome and encodes:
- the LOC103450004 gene encoding protein PTST homolog 3, chloroplastic isoform X4; this encodes MAAPVSHLPAFLSLFSHKLFFAHPHQQSTLGFTALQRCPPPPRCTLRASSVRKKTRKVKSNAELCNDLRQFLTAVGLSECHVPSLKELSQHGRNDLANIVRRRGYKLIRELLVDSSNTDTNGNADTGFAGIQDAINDRKEIVTGQDQEVNDVIEDFSSSTEVSDLESNSGSLISPPDLSLNDSDITVESSADLYNLDGHSEQVDVNGNGSVSTEFSVTENQSRSSKICPHFNSDIGTNMPSEIFTPSSFGELDDLSLSTTYHIKETNSSSSNVGLDLNSDGRPCMPVESVDGLSLDEKVLDICQDGKVDNMANEDCSSTTVSVLEDHSSSDLDPSHNSDHHSYPPLESPPNLSLKEKVENFMQNGDLDAVEDNVYGILTENNDEEIKEEYRFGNTEEVQIRIPKNVPDRSDAIMALNQRTSTSTTAVDPSLREDSSSTEGLSSLYDKDLDDKTSESEDRLELNHLKFMLKEMELSRLKEQIEKEELFLSNLQTKSEMAMSKAQKLVSEKDAELLADEESLSGLVEVEIQYQGDGEIVEVTGSFNGWYHQIEMDSQPSSSIIEREPRLWSTMLWLYPGTYEIKFIVDGQWMIDPQRESVTRGTICNNILHVNR
- the LOC103450004 gene encoding protein PTST homolog 3, chloroplastic isoform X2, giving the protein MAAPVSHLPAFLSLFSHKLFFAHPHQQSTLGFTALQRCPPPPRCTLRASSVRKKTRKVKSNAELCNDLRQFLTAVGLSECHVPSLKELSQHGRNDLANIVRRRGYKLIRELLVDSSNTDTNGNADTGFAGIQDAINDRKEIVTGQDQEVNDVIEDFSSSTEVSDLESNSGSLISPPDLSLNDSDITVESSADLYNLDGHSEQVDVNGNGSVSTEFSVTENQSRSSKICPHFNSDIGTNMPSEIFTPSSFGELDDLSLSTTYHIKETNSSSSNVGLDLNSDGRPCMPVESVDGLSLDEKVLDICQDGKVDNMANEDCSSTTVSVLEDHSSSDLDPSHNSDHHSYPPLESPPNLSLKEKVENFMQNGDLDAVEDNVYGILTENNDEEIKEEYRFGNTEEVQIRIPKNVPDRSDAIMALNQRTSTSTTAVDPSLREDSSSTEGLSSLYDKDLDDKTSESEDRLELNHLKFMLHQKEMELSRLKEQIEKEELFLSNLQTKSEMAMSKAQKLVSEKDAELLADEESLSGLVEVEIQYQGDGEIVEVTGSFNGWYHQIEMDSQPSSSIIEREPRLWSTMLWLYPGTYEIKFIVDGQWMIDPQRESVTRGTICNNILHVNR
- the LOC103450004 gene encoding protein PTST homolog 3, chloroplastic isoform X3, whose protein sequence is MAAPVSHLPAFLSLFSHKLFFAHPHQQSTLGFTALQRCPPPPRCTLRASSVRKKTRKVKSNAELCNDLRQFLTAVGLSECHVPSLKELSQHGRNDLANIVRRRGYKLIRELLVDSSNTDTNGNADTGFAGIQDAINDRKEIVTGQDQEVNDVIEDFSSSTEVSDLESNSGSLISPPDLSLNDSDITVESSADLYNLDGHSEQVDVNGNGSVSTEFSVTENQSRSSKICPHFNSDIGTNMPSEIFTPSSFGELDDLSLSTTYHIKETNSSSSNVGLDLNSDGRPCMPVESVDGLSLDEKVLDICQDGKVDNMANEDCSSTTVSVLEDHSSSDLDPSHNSDHHSYPPLESPPNLSLKEKVENFMQNGDLDAVEDNVYGILTENNDEEIKEEYRFGNTEEVQIRIPKNVPDRSDAIMALNQRTSTSTTAVDPSLSREDSSSTEGLSSLYDKDLDDKTSESEDRLELNHLKFMLKEMELSRLKEQIEKEELFLSNLQTKSEMAMSKAQKLVSEKDAELLADEESLSGLVEVEIQYQGDGEIVEVTGSFNGWYHQIEMDSQPSSSIIEREPRLWSTMLWLYPGTYEIKFIVDGQWMIDPQRESVTRGTICNNILHVNR
- the LOC103450004 gene encoding protein PTST homolog 3, chloroplastic isoform X1, with protein sequence MAAPVSHLPAFLSLFSHKLFFAHPHQQSTLGFTALQRCPPPPRCTLRASSVRKKTRKVKSNAELCNDLRQFLTAVGLSECHVPSLKELSQHGRNDLANIVRRRGYKLIRELLVDSSNTDTNGNADTGFAGIQDAINDRKEIVTGQDQEVNDVIEDFSSSTEVSDLESNSGSLISPPDLSLNDSDITVESSADLYNLDGHSEQVDVNGNGSVSTEFSVTENQSRSSKICPHFNSDIGTNMPSEIFTPSSFGELDDLSLSTTYHIKETNSSSSNVGLDLNSDGRPCMPVESVDGLSLDEKVLDICQDGKVDNMANEDCSSTTVSVLEDHSSSDLDPSHNSDHHSYPPLESPPNLSLKEKVENFMQNGDLDAVEDNVYGILTENNDEEIKEEYRFGNTEEVQIRIPKNVPDRSDAIMALNQRTSTSTTAVDPSLSREDSSSTEGLSSLYDKDLDDKTSESEDRLELNHLKFMLHQKEMELSRLKEQIEKEELFLSNLQTKSEMAMSKAQKLVSEKDAELLADEESLSGLVEVEIQYQGDGEIVEVTGSFNGWYHQIEMDSQPSSSIIEREPRLWSTMLWLYPGTYEIKFIVDGQWMIDPQRESVTRGTICNNILHVNR